One stretch of Cedecea neteri DNA includes these proteins:
- a CDS encoding TolC family protein codes for MKRHTLSLWLGGVLLTASVSAAQAAEFSLQQTLLAAEHYSAALSANRNQSDALNAMADSARQLPDPKLKFGIENVPVQGSNNHRFSRDGMTMQRIGIMQDYVSEEKRDRKADTILAQSASSQAKAEVIRANLQRDTAQAWLDLALSERVLTAARKLVNETERQVSVQKATVASGSSPASGVVDIRMTLLTMQDKVTLAERDVTLAQTRLLQLTGQTVDSVNGALPRYQRLPASPEVLEEGVMQHPEVVEAAREADVARAKSAQSAVAAKPDVGVEVYYGRRAEGYDDMAGVMFTVDLPLFKPQRQDKDYSADVSRAMEANDQLALARRERIALVHSLVANYQAAQSVWQRQQDQALPLQRQRLSLLESQYRAGQSSLAELLAARRDLLDSELTASSAEKAVATNWAAIRYLTPQDVN; via the coding sequence ATGAAACGACACACCCTGAGCCTCTGGCTCGGCGGGGTGCTGTTGACTGCGTCTGTCTCTGCCGCTCAGGCGGCAGAGTTCAGCCTGCAACAGACTCTGCTGGCCGCCGAACACTATTCTGCGGCGCTGTCCGCCAACCGTAACCAGAGCGACGCGCTAAACGCGATGGCCGACTCTGCCCGACAGTTGCCTGACCCTAAGCTGAAGTTTGGTATTGAAAACGTGCCGGTGCAGGGCAGCAATAATCACCGCTTTAGCCGGGACGGAATGACGATGCAGCGCATCGGCATCATGCAGGATTACGTCAGCGAGGAAAAACGCGACCGCAAGGCGGACACCATTCTGGCGCAGTCGGCCAGCAGCCAGGCAAAAGCCGAAGTTATTCGCGCCAACCTTCAGCGTGATACCGCGCAGGCGTGGCTGGATCTCGCCCTGTCTGAGCGAGTGCTTACTGCCGCCCGCAAGCTGGTCAACGAAACCGAGCGGCAGGTTAGCGTCCAGAAAGCCACCGTTGCCAGCGGCAGTTCGCCTGCCTCCGGCGTGGTGGATATCCGCATGACGCTGCTCACCATGCAGGACAAGGTCACGCTTGCCGAACGTGATGTCACGCTGGCGCAAACGCGGCTGTTGCAGTTGACCGGGCAGACCGTAGACAGCGTGAACGGCGCGCTGCCTCGCTACCAGCGATTACCGGCCTCACCTGAGGTGCTTGAAGAGGGCGTGATGCAGCATCCGGAGGTGGTTGAAGCCGCTCGTGAAGCTGACGTTGCTCGCGCGAAATCAGCGCAGTCTGCGGTGGCTGCCAAACCTGACGTTGGCGTTGAGGTTTATTACGGTCGCCGCGCCGAAGGTTATGACGATATGGCGGGCGTGATGTTTACCGTCGATCTTCCGCTATTTAAGCCTCAGCGGCAGGACAAAGACTACTCTGCAGATGTTTCACGGGCGATGGAAGCGAACGATCAGTTAGCACTTGCTCGCCGGGAACGTATTGCGCTGGTTCACTCGCTGGTGGCGAATTACCAGGCCGCGCAAAGCGTCTGGCAGCGTCAGCAGGACCAGGCTTTGCCGCTTCAGCGCCAGCGCCTGTCGCTGCTGGAGTCACAGTATCGCGCTGGGCAGTCTTCTCTGGCTGAACTGCTTGCCGCCCGCCGGGATCTTCTGGACAGCGAACTTACCGCCAGCAGCGCTGAAAAAGCCGTTGCCACCAACTGGGCCGCGATTCGCTACCTTACGCCTCAGGATGTTAACTAA
- a CDS encoding efflux RND transporter periplasmic adaptor subunit, with protein sequence MKKSLTFSLLAVAVVAALAAGYYAGKQQISHPHPESQARQESGRKVLYWYDPMVPGQRFDKPGKSPFMDMALVPRYADEVASDGGVTVSNRQQQNLGIKTAAVERRALSVPFAAFATVTLDERSVQIIPASANGIVETLYVKAPQQYVKAGEPLAQLWFPEWTAAQQEYLAVRKLGDSALTAAARERLQLQFMPAEVIRQVERSGKSQTRVTVRAKLAGYVNKLEAREGQQVTANAPLFEVASLESVWIVVDYPQSQAQALQPGSEIMATADSWPGEMFHGRVSELLPNLETTTRTLKARIVLDNPKMKLKPGMYLSVRLANQQPRAAVLAVPEESLIETGSQSRVLVAEEGGHFRPVNVVPGISDKGWVEIRSGLNEGEKVVTSGQFLIDSEASLRSALPESDAQPKAQPAVKTYDGEGVVKAVSADAITISHHPIPALNWGAMVMPFALQSPTNLKPGDAVMFSFTMDDEQGAVITHLMPMAEAHK encoded by the coding sequence ATGAAAAAATCACTTACTTTTTCCCTGCTGGCGGTGGCGGTTGTTGCCGCGCTGGCCGCAGGTTATTACGCCGGGAAGCAGCAAATCTCTCACCCACACCCAGAGTCTCAGGCCCGGCAGGAGAGCGGGCGTAAAGTGCTTTACTGGTACGATCCTATGGTGCCGGGGCAGCGGTTCGACAAGCCTGGTAAATCGCCGTTTATGGATATGGCGCTGGTGCCTCGTTATGCAGATGAAGTAGCCAGCGACGGCGGCGTGACGGTCAGTAATCGCCAGCAACAGAACCTGGGTATTAAGACGGCAGCCGTTGAACGTAGGGCGCTGAGCGTGCCGTTTGCGGCTTTCGCGACCGTTACGCTTGATGAACGCAGCGTGCAGATAATCCCGGCCAGCGCCAACGGTATTGTTGAGACGCTGTATGTCAAAGCGCCACAGCAGTATGTGAAAGCCGGGGAGCCGCTGGCACAGCTGTGGTTCCCGGAGTGGACCGCCGCGCAGCAGGAGTATCTGGCCGTGCGCAAGCTGGGAGACAGCGCTTTGACCGCGGCGGCGAGAGAACGATTACAGCTGCAGTTTATGCCCGCAGAGGTGATTCGCCAGGTTGAACGCAGCGGTAAATCACAAACTCGCGTTACCGTTCGCGCGAAGCTCGCCGGATATGTGAATAAGCTTGAGGCGCGGGAGGGGCAGCAGGTTACCGCGAATGCGCCGCTGTTCGAAGTAGCAAGCCTCGAGTCGGTGTGGATCGTGGTGGATTACCCTCAGTCGCAGGCTCAGGCCCTGCAGCCGGGGAGCGAGATTATGGCTACCGCCGATAGCTGGCCTGGCGAGATGTTCCATGGGCGGGTAAGCGAGCTGCTGCCGAACCTTGAAACAACCACCCGCACGCTGAAGGCTCGTATCGTCCTCGATAATCCCAAAATGAAACTTAAGCCGGGCATGTACCTTAGCGTTCGTCTGGCGAACCAGCAGCCGCGCGCCGCCGTGCTGGCCGTGCCGGAGGAGTCGCTGATTGAAACCGGGAGCCAAAGCCGCGTGCTGGTTGCCGAAGAGGGCGGCCATTTCCGCCCGGTGAACGTGGTGCCCGGCATCAGCGATAAAGGCTGGGTGGAAATTCGTTCCGGGCTGAATGAGGGGGAGAAAGTGGTCACTTCCGGCCAGTTCCTTATCGACTCAGAGGCAAGCCTGCGCAGCGCTTTGCCGGAGTCGGACGCGCAGCCCAAAGCTCAGCCAGCGGTGAAAACCTACGACGGAGAAGGTGTGGTAAAAGCGGTGAGCGCGGATGCCATTACCATCTCTCATCATCCTATTCCCGCGCTGAACTGGGGGGCGATGGTGATGCCGTTTGCGCTGCAATCGCCGACTAACCTGAAGCCGGGGGACGCGGTGATGTTCAGCTTCACGATGGATGATGAACAGGGCGCCGTGATTACTCACCTGATGCCGATGGCGGAGGCGCACAAATGA
- a CDS encoding copper-binding protein, whose protein sequence is MFNAIRSAAACALLVVAAFPVFSAETSHDMSSMKGMSDMPGMSMSSDAVPSAQVYKTEGVVKKITADTVSIAHHPVAGLGWPAMTMTFALPKDGSLPALALGEKIAFSFARHAAGYQLVSVTPLN, encoded by the coding sequence ATGTTTAACGCTATTCGTTCTGCTGCGGCCTGTGCGCTGCTTGTTGTTGCCGCTTTCCCTGTTTTTTCCGCTGAAACTTCTCACGATATGTCCTCCATGAAGGGGATGTCCGATATGCCAGGCATGTCGATGTCTTCTGATGCCGTCCCTTCTGCTCAGGTCTACAAAACCGAGGGCGTAGTGAAGAAAATCACCGCCGATACGGTCTCTATTGCCCATCACCCCGTCGCCGGGCTTGGCTGGCCAGCCATGACCATGACGTTCGCTTTGCCGAAAGACGGTTCGCTGCCGGCGTTAGCCTTGGGGGAGAAGATTGCTTTCTCTTTCGCCCGGCATGCAGCCGGGTATCAGCTGGTTTCCGTAACCCCGCTTAACTAA
- a CDS encoding DUF2946 domain-containing protein, producing MLHTSLWSTGRWRFIRKHLLMLLLALGWFFVNSQVAIASYDCPVDMTAGPMVAQHEGSMQMPDKAMQAKLSNPLCEKHCVPDAMQKDNGHSSPVALPVTDSLALIAPQCSTAVESTPYATPPATGPPATIRFCRFRE from the coding sequence ATGCTGCACACCTCCCTCTGGTCGACAGGCCGCTGGCGCTTTATCAGAAAGCATCTTTTGATGCTGCTGTTGGCGTTGGGCTGGTTTTTTGTCAACAGTCAGGTGGCGATAGCCTCTTACGATTGCCCGGTGGATATGACCGCTGGCCCAATGGTAGCCCAACATGAAGGTTCGATGCAGATGCCTGATAAGGCGATGCAGGCGAAACTCAGCAATCCGCTGTGCGAAAAGCACTGTGTGCCTGATGCGATGCAAAAAGACAACGGGCACAGTTCCCCGGTGGCTTTACCGGTTACCGACTCGCTCGCGCTAATTGCGCCTCAGTGCTCAACGGCCGTTGAATCCACGCCTTACGCTACACCTCCAGCAACAGGACCCCCGGCAACCATTCGTTTTTGCCGTTTTAGAGAATAA